The following DNA comes from Acidicapsa ligni.
CAAACAGCCCCGGCAGGATTGGGTGAATGAGCACGCAGAGACGGGTAGACCGTGTGCAGCGCTTCCTAAGTACGAAACTCACCGGAACCGGGATTCCATTGTCGATTAACGACGGTGGCACGGATCAGGAGAATCAGTTTCGTCGCGTTGCTACTGGCTTAACGGCATTTGCCACAAACTCTCTGAGCTCAAGCAGTTGCTGTAAATGGCGTTTTCGCCATGGGTACTATGAATCCGGGTGTGCAGGCTTTTCCTTTTCAGGGTTGAGCGGCGTGCCTGATTCTTCTCCGGTACAGATGGGGTCCTCGATTGGATCTTATTCTGGATATAAAGCCGGATTCCTTCCCGAGCAGCTTCCTTCCTATTCTCCTCTCCTGGTACGTGTGTCTCCCTTGCATTCGGCCTTGCCGCAGGTCTCGACGAGCTCAGGCTCCGGGACGGAAAGGCAACATGGCCAAGGAAATATGTATCTCCAGCACGCCGCACGAAACGCGGCTTGCGATATTGGAAGATGATCAGCTCGCAGAGATTTACTACGAGCGGGAAAATGAATATACACTCGCAGGCTCGGTTTACAAGGGCCGCGTAACCCGGGTTCTTCCGGGCATGCAATCCGCGTTTGTGGATATAGGGCTGGAACGCGATGCGTTTCTCTATGTCACGGACTTTCTGGAGATGGAAGACCAGGAAGATACGGACGAGGTAGAGAGAGCAGCGGCGAACGGGGACACGCATCGTCCGCAGATGGCAGCGCCTGTGGCTCAACAGGGACAGCAGGCACAGGCTGCACAGCGCGCGCCTCGCAATGAGGAGCAGCGTGGGGAGCGAGAGGGCCGCGGTGGCCGGGATGGCCGTCCACGGCGCGGAGAGCCTCGGCTGGCAGAGCCACGGCAGGCAACTCCAGTAGAGACAGAGGGGCAGACTGCTGCTCAATTTTCAGTAACTTCGGCTGTGTCTTCAACTGCGCAGGCAGGTGCGCAGGCGGATGAGTTTGCGATTCCGGCGTCGGTTGCGGATGCTGCCGCTCAGCAGGATGAGGCCGAGGATCAGGGTGCTCGCCGTTTGCGCGGGCGTCGTCGACGACGCGGCGGACGCGGACGGGATGAGGCGGGTCAGGCTGCCGGTGCTGTTGCGCCTGCCGGCGAACCTACGGAAGAGCTTATTGTTGCGGATGAGGAAGAGGAAGCGGAGACTCCTCGGTTGGAGTTTGAGGCTGCGGCTTCTGCGCCACGAGCGGTTAGTTCTCGGGAGGCTGCTCCGGAGCGGCATAGGCAGAGGTCGGCTGAGCCGGTTCAGACTTCGGCGGCTACCACGCCATTTCTGCTGCCGGGTGAGTCGCTGGGAAAATATGGCTCGGCACCGATCGTTCCTACTCCGAGCCGGTTGGTTCTGAGCGAGCTTCCGCCGGATACTTCCGATCCATTGCCGGAGCGGACGGCGGCGAAGCCATCCACCTTGATTGAGCATGAGATTGCCTGGGACGGCAAGGGGCTGATGCCTGGCGAGTCGATTGCCCGCCATCGCAGGGCTGAGCCGGAGGTCAAGGTTAGCCACGATATTCCGGTCAACATTCCGGTTAAGGCTGAGGCGGAAATCGCTGCAGAGCCTGTCAGTGTTGCAGAACCTGTGAGTGCCCTGGCGGATCATTCCGGTGAGATTTCGGAGCCGGTGGTTGAGGCTGCTGAAGGGTTTGAGGAAGTTCATGCGTTGCCGGTGGCTGAAATTTCGAGCGGAATACCGAGCGGAATGCATGAGGAAGAGTTCGAAGAAGAAGAGCTTGAGTTCTCGGACGAAGACGCGGTAGCTGAAGTTGGCGCGGAAGAAGAGGCGAATGCCGCTGAGCAGTTTACTGAGGCTGAAAGCGAGCATGCTCATGAAGGTCATGATGGCGACATCTCTGCGAGCCACAATGTAGACCCGTTGCCTCCGAGCGGCTTCCGGCTTAAGGATCTTTTTGGTTCGCGTAAGAAAGAGGAAGAAGTTGAGCCTCCTGCGCCTGTGCAGAAGACGGTGACTGCGGTTTCTGCGTATGCTCCCGGTGCGGGATTGGTGGAAGAAGAAGTTATCGAGGATGAGGAGTACGAGTTCACTCCGCTGAAGGCGCATCACGGCGAAGAGCACGATCTCGAAGAGCTGGAAGAAGAGACGCTGCAGCAGCAGATTCGCTCAGGGGCATTGGGCGAGATGTTGCAGGAAGCGCACATGGATCATCGCATCCTGATCGATTCGGATGACGAAGAGGATGCAGAGGAAGAGGGTGCGCCTGCGGTTGGAGGCGGCCGTTCGGCGGCTGCACCGGGTCGGGATCGCGGGGACAGGAGTGGCGGCCGCGGTCGTCGCGGTGGCCGCGGACCGGGCGGAGCTGGTAGCTCCGGTGGTTCGGGCGGCGATGGCCGTCGCGGGCCTTCGCGGCGCTCGGCGCAGACTTCGGACCTGCCGATTATCAGCGATCTGTTGAAGCCGGGGCAGGAGATCCTGGTTCAAATTGCCAAAGAGCCAATCGCCAAGAAGGGCGCGCGGATCACGAGCCATATTGCGCTGCCGGGGCGGTTCCTGGTGTTCATGCCGACGGTCAGCCATATTGGTGTGAGCCGCAAGATTGCTTCGGATGAGGAGCGTCAGCGGCTGAAGCGGATCCTGGTGAGTGAGAAGGGCGATGCGACCGGCGGATTTATTGTTCGCACGGCTGCCGAGGGAGCGACCGAAGAGGAGCTTCGCGCGGATCTGCGGTTCCTGATCAATCTTTGGAACGACATCAAGCAACGCGCGGATACGTCGAAGTCGCCAGCGTTGATCTATCACGATCTCAACCTGATCGAGCGTATTCTGCGCGACCAGGTGAGCGATAACTTCTCGCACATATGGGTTGATTCCGAGGCGGATTACGAGCGGATTGTTCGCTTCCTGAATCGCTTCTCGCCGGACCTGGTGCGGCGTGTGAAGCTGTACACGAAGGAAATTCCGCTGTTTGAGCACTTCGGCATTCAGGATGAGATTTCGAAGGCGCTGCGCTCGAAGGTTTGGCTGAAGAGCGGTGGTTCCATCGTGATCAACCAGACGGAAGCGCTGGTCGCAATCGATATCAACACCGGCAAATATGTGGGCAAGACGGCGCGGCTTGAGGACACGATTCTCAAGACTAACCTGGATTCGATTCCGGAGATTGTGCGGCAGATTCGACTGCGCGATCTTGGCGGCATCATCGTGATCGACTTTATCGATATGGATGAGCGCAAGAATCGTACTCGCGTGATGGCTGCTCTCGAAGAGGCACTGAAGCAGGATCGTGCGCCGACGAAGGTATTGCAGTTCAATGATTTTGGCCTGGTGGCGATTACGCGCAAGCGCGTGAAGCAGTCACTAGAGCGAACTCTCAGTGTGCCGTGCCCTGTTTGCCAGGCGACCGGCATGGTGAAGTCCGCGGCGACGGTTGCCAACGAAATCTACATTGAAGTGCGCAAGATGCGGAAGCATTTTGACCAGACCGAAGTGTTGTTGCGCGTCAATCCTGAGACGGCGAAGGCACTGAAGGCGAACAATGCGCGCTGGTTGACGGAGCTTGAAGATCTCGCGGGCAAGAATGTGTTGATCAAGAGCGATGCAACGCTGCATCCGGAGCAGTTCGATATTCAAGGGTAATTTTTAAAAAGATGGAGACGGGCTGAGGCGAAAGCTTCAGCCCTTTTTCATGCGCTGAATACGAAATCGTGAATGGATTCGCAGTGATTGCGATGCGTATCGCCAAGGGGCAACTTTTTTGAGAGAGATGTGTCTAATGTTGCAACGAGAGCGATGCACGACTCTCTGGTGGAAGCAATTTAGCTCATTTGAGGTCACAACGTATGTTCATTCACAAAGCTGCGTCGCCTGCGCGACGCGTCCTTTACTTTGCATTCGCAACTGTTTGCGCTATCTCGGTAAGCGTATTTCCAGCGATGGCACAGACGGAATCTTCCCACTCCTCCAACGATGGTTTCAGCGATGGTTTTTCCCACGCGAACTTCTCCAGTTCAACAGATGGTTTGAGCCCTGCAGCGACGGAAGGATACGTGGCTGCTCCTCCTGCGCTTTATGGAGCGGCGGAGCGGCATGATGTCAGCTATGGGTATCACGATCATAGTTGGACTAACCGGATCGCTTTTGAGGCCGGCGGCGGATTCAATGCACCGATCGGCAACGATGAGCCATTCATTACATGGGGTGGCAACTTTACGGTAGGCGCCGGGCTGCATCTGCAGCGTCATTTGAGTTTGCTGGCTGAGTATCAATTCATGGATAACAAGCTGCCTGGCGCACTTATCTCGGATGCTGGCGCGCAAGGCGGGCATGCGCATATCTGGTCGTTGACGCTTGATCCTGTGGTTGATCTTTTTCCTGCGCGCAAGAACGATGTCTATGTGACGGGCGGTGGCGGATTCTATCGTAAGGTCACGAGCTTTACCGATCCTGAGGAAGTTATACAGTGCTATTACTTCTGCGAAGTCGGCGTTGTGGATGTTGTGGTGAGCCACTTCTCCAGCAACCAGGGCGGGTTGAATTTCGGTGTAGGTTTTACGCGCAAGTTGAGCAGCGATAGCAATCTGAAGGCTTTCGCAGAGGCTCGCTATGTGTGGATTAACACGCCGGGACTTGGTGAGCAGGATGGTTTAGGTACGACAGGACTGATTCCGGTTACGTTCGGTCTTCGCTGGTAGATTTAATTCTGCCTTGTCGATAGGTCCACATCTTGATGATGTGGACCTATCTGTTTTAGCGAGCAATATTCATCGCAACCGGCTTCCGCCAATTTCAGCCAAGAAGGCTCGTGCAAGCCTTGGCTCGCCGGGGTCGCTTTCGCCGTGGATGGAGCAGAGATCGAGGAACTGATCGCAGAGCGGATCGGATTCTTCGGATTGCGCGAGGATTGACTGAAGCGCGAAGGCCAGCTCGCGAAGGAGTTCTGCCTCGGGCCATGCTTTATGTTTTGATGCTTCTCCCAGATAATCCTGACTGCTGAAAAGACCGTGCCGGCCTGCGGAGCACTCTTCAAGGCAGGCTATGAGCTGATCTCGAAATGCCTGCGTCAGTGGCTGTAATTGTTCGGGTGCGAGGCGATCATTGAGGCGATCATCGAGAGACATGCTTCTCCTTACTTTGCGTCGCCAGAGTCTGATCGCATGGCTGCTTCGACTTCATCTGCGGTGTGTGGAAGAGTGGCGATCATATCAAGGAGTTTGCCATCTGCGCCGACGACGAAAACATCTTCGATGCGCACGCCGATTTTTTCCTGTGGGATATAGACGCCGGGTTCGATGGTGAAGACCATGCCCGGTTTCAACACGGCGGGATAGATGGCTGGATCATGCACGGCGATGCCGACCATGTGCCCGAGGCCATGAATCCAATAGTCGCTGAGGGGCTCGCCATGCAGGCCTTTGCCGTGAGTGTTGATGTAGTTCCACGCAGCGGTATCGAGTGAGTTTGGGTCTCTATGATACGGATCGTTAATGGTGGACTTGCCTGCGACGAAGGCTGCGATTGCAGCGCGTTGTGCGCCAAGGACGACGTCGTAGACTTCGCGTTGACGTGGTGTGAAGTGTCCGTTGACGGGGACAGTGCGCGTGATGTCTGAGGCATACATGCTGTATTCTCCGGCGGCATCGACGACCATGACATCGCCATCGGCGAGTGTTGCTGAGTTATCGGAGTAGTGCAGTGTGGTGGAGTTGATACCAGTGCCGACGATGGGAGCGTATGAGGGGCGTTCGCAGCCGTCTTCCATCAGCTTTGCGAGAATCTTGCCTGCGATGGCGCGTTCAGTAACGCCGGGCCTGGCGGAGCGCATCATGACGCGTTGAGCAGCGATGGAGGCGTCGCTGGCTTTCTTCAGCAATGCAAGCTCGCCTTCATCCTTGGTCATGCGTAGCTGCATCGTGAGGCTTGTTACGTCATGTTCCGGTAGAGCGGCATCCTCGCCAAGCGTTGTTCCTGTCCAGCCAGCCAGGGATTTGGCCTGGGATGCGAGTGGCTGTGTCCAGACTTGATTCCTGATGCGGCGATCTGTCGTGATCAGTTTGTCGAGCTCTGCGGGTAATTCAGCCATGGGTAAGACTTCGTCGACGCCTGCGATTTGTGCAGCGTTGGGAGTAGCTGCGTCGAGCTTGGTGCCGGTGTATTTTTCCATGCGCAGGTTACGGGCAGGGAGTAAGAGGACTTCGCGATATTTGCGTGGGGAGGATGCGGAGGCCGCATCTGCGACGATCATCAATGCTGCGCCTGGCTCTGTCCAGCCGGTGAGATAGAAGAAGTCTTCATCCTGGCGATAGGGCATAAAGTCCAGAAGAGGTTCTTCTGCAGCGAACAGAATGGCGACTCCACCTTGCAGCGTCTGCGAGAGAGCGACTCGACGCGCGTGATATGTCGAGGGCGATTGTTTCTCCAATGCATGCGCGTGTTGGACGAAGAATGTAAAGAGCAACATGGTGGCACATGCAATGCGAAGAGATATGCGTGTCGGATGCAGTCGCGAAAGGTAGATCATAAGTATTTGCCTTTGCAATGTGGTGTGGCTACGGATGAGTTTACTACCGCACGATTGGGAAGCAGCTATTCTTTTTGGCCTGCACTTACTTCGGCTATTGCGGAGGTAAGTGATGAGACTACAGATTCTGCGTCGTCTTCTGACAGGCGATTGAAGAATGGGAGTGCGAGTGTGCGCTGCGAGATTGACTCTGTGACGGGAAGTATCGCGTGTTGTGCCTGGTGCAGCGATTGATATGCAGGTTGAAGATGAATGGGTGCAAAGTATCGGGCGCATGCGATACCTTGCTTGATCATGATGTCGAGAAGGATGTCGCGCGTGCCTATGGGCAGTGAAGAAGACAAGCGCAGGACATATACGAACCAACTGATCGTGCGGTGCTTGATCTGTAATGGTGGGCGTTCGATCAATGGGTTCAGGACAAGGAGTTTGTCGTAGCGCTCCGCTACGGATTGTCTCTCGACTAGGATTTGATCGAGGCGGCTTAGTTGCACAATGCCCAGCGCACAGGCCATTTCAGAGAGGCGATAGTTATAGCCAAGCTCTGCGTGTTGTAGCCAATCGCCTGATGGATAGCGGCCCTGATTGCGAAGAGCGCGCATGCGATCGGCTAATTGCGAGTCGCGCGTCAGGATTGCTCCGCCTTCGCCGGTTGTGATTTGTTTATTGGGATAGAAGGCGAAGACGGAGATATCACCGAAGCTTCCTACATGCTGGTTCTTGTAAGTTGCGCCGATGGCTTCGCAGGCGTCCTCAATCACAAAGAGGTGGTGGCGGCGAGCGAGCGCCATGAGTGCTTCCATCTCTGCGGGCACACCGAAGTTATGAACGATGATGATGGCTCGAGTGCGGGAAGAGATTGCTGCTTCAACAGATGCCGGGTCCATGTTCAATGTCGCGGGATCTATATCTACGAAGACAGGAGTGGCGCTTTCATAACGCACGGCATTTGCAACGGCAATGAAGGTGAAGGAAGGAACGATCACTTCGTCGCCGGGGCCGATGCCCAATGCATGAATCGCCAGATGTAGAGCGGCTGTTCCTGAACTGACGGCGATAGCGTGCGGCATTTGATGAAAGGATGCCAGTGCGGATTCAAATGCTTCGAGCTTCGGTCCGAGGCTGAGCGTGTTGGTTCGCAGGACTGCGGTAACAGCGTCGATCTCTGCGTCGGTAATGTCTGGAGATGAGAGCGGTATGCGCAGGGTTAGTGCTCCTTCGATTCATCCGAGATAGGTGCGGGAGCTTTGATGAGCAGGCTATTGAGTGGAGTGGTTGCGAGTATATCGACTATTATTTCTGCGGCATTGCCGTGTCCGTAGGGGTTGGTCATGCCTGCGAGGCTATCGCGAAACTCTGAGGTTTGCGCGTGCTCGATTGCGGCGACTATGTCCTCTGCATTTGCAGGCACATCTAATACATTGCGGGCGCGTTCTCTGCCTTGCTGGCGCATGCCTACGTTGACGGTGGGTAGTGCGTAGGATGCGGTTTCCATGATGCCGCTGGAGGAATTGCCTACGAGTACGTTGACGTGGCGTAACAGGCTCCAATAGGTGAGAGCACTCAGGTTCACAAATATGTTTGTGTTTGGGCGCTCTGCAGCGAAGGCTTTTGTACGTGCGATCAATTCATAGCTGCCTGAGTCGGAATTGGGATAGATGAAGATAATCTGTTCGGAGACGCGACTCAGGGCAGCAAAGAGCGCATCGGCTTCGCGTGTCGTATCGCGATGAATGGTTACGGGATGATATGCGACGAGGATGGTTGGTTGTTGCAGGTCGATCGACAGTAAATGTTCAAGCGCTTCCTGGGTCAATAGCGAGCTGCGCCGCAAATGGTCCAGGGATGGAGCGCCTGCGTGATGTACGCGCCAGGGCTCTTCGCCCATAGAGATGACTCGCCTGCGCGCTGTTGCTGTCGAAGTGAAATGGATATGGGCCAGCTTGGTGAGGGAGTTGCGTACTGCATCGTCGATGGCTCCCTGACTGACTTCTCCGCCTTCAATGTGGGCGATTGGAATACGCAATGCGAGCGCTACTGAAGCAGGTGCGAGCATCTCGTAGCGGTCGGCGATCAGCAGTATTAGATCCGGCCGCCAGGCGCCCATTGCATCTGCAAGGCTGAGTGTTGCAAGGCCGATTGTTTTGGCCATTCCTATATCTGTGTCGGAGCTGATGAGGCACTCTATGCGGGCGATGATGGGAAAGCCATCTTTTTCTATTTCTCGAATGGTGTGGCCGAACTCGGGGGAAAGATGTGCGCCGAGTGCGATGATGCCGAGTTCAATCTCTGAATGGCGGGATAACTCAAACAGAGGCCAGTAGAGGTGGCTGTAGTCTGCGCGTGAGGTGGTGACTACTGCGATGCGGCGCTTCATTGTGAGATCGCTTTCAGATTGGATTGTTGCGCAAGGCTTCGTATGGTATCGCTGGGCACATAGGTGGGAACGAGTTGCTGAATCACTTCCATGGCGCGTGAGAGATCACGTTCTTTGACGGCTTGTTGCATCTGATCCAATGCGTGGACAAGCCGCGCGGTGCCTGGGGTAGAGGGTGCAAGTTGCAGCACTCCCGGCAGCGGTATGGATGTCGAGTTTTGCAAGGGGCATTCGCTTGCAGTCCACAGGATTTCGTGCGCCTTATCTCCAGGGCGAGGGCAGGTAAATGTAATTGAAATGGAGCGGTTCATTGCTT
Coding sequences within:
- a CDS encoding Rne/Rng family ribonuclease, translated to MAKEICISSTPHETRLAILEDDQLAEIYYERENEYTLAGSVYKGRVTRVLPGMQSAFVDIGLERDAFLYVTDFLEMEDQEDTDEVERAAANGDTHRPQMAAPVAQQGQQAQAAQRAPRNEEQRGEREGRGGRDGRPRRGEPRLAEPRQATPVETEGQTAAQFSVTSAVSSTAQAGAQADEFAIPASVADAAAQQDEAEDQGARRLRGRRRRRGGRGRDEAGQAAGAVAPAGEPTEELIVADEEEEAETPRLEFEAAASAPRAVSSREAAPERHRQRSAEPVQTSAATTPFLLPGESLGKYGSAPIVPTPSRLVLSELPPDTSDPLPERTAAKPSTLIEHEIAWDGKGLMPGESIARHRRAEPEVKVSHDIPVNIPVKAEAEIAAEPVSVAEPVSALADHSGEISEPVVEAAEGFEEVHALPVAEISSGIPSGMHEEEFEEEELEFSDEDAVAEVGAEEEANAAEQFTEAESEHAHEGHDGDISASHNVDPLPPSGFRLKDLFGSRKKEEEVEPPAPVQKTVTAVSAYAPGAGLVEEEVIEDEEYEFTPLKAHHGEEHDLEELEEETLQQQIRSGALGEMLQEAHMDHRILIDSDDEEDAEEEGAPAVGGGRSAAAPGRDRGDRSGGRGRRGGRGPGGAGSSGGSGGDGRRGPSRRSAQTSDLPIISDLLKPGQEILVQIAKEPIAKKGARITSHIALPGRFLVFMPTVSHIGVSRKIASDEERQRLKRILVSEKGDATGGFIVRTAAEGATEEELRADLRFLINLWNDIKQRADTSKSPALIYHDLNLIERILRDQVSDNFSHIWVDSEADYERIVRFLNRFSPDLVRRVKLYTKEIPLFEHFGIQDEISKALRSKVWLKSGGSIVINQTEALVAIDINTGKYVGKTARLEDTILKTNLDSIPEIVRQIRLRDLGGIIVIDFIDMDERKNRTRVMAALEEALKQDRAPTKVLQFNDFGLVAITRKRVKQSLERTLSVPCPVCQATGMVKSAATVANEIYIEVRKMRKHFDQTEVLLRVNPETAKALKANNARWLTELEDLAGKNVLIKSDATLHPEQFDIQG
- a CDS encoding porin family protein → MFIHKAASPARRVLYFAFATVCAISVSVFPAMAQTESSHSSNDGFSDGFSHANFSSSTDGLSPAATEGYVAAPPALYGAAERHDVSYGYHDHSWTNRIAFEAGGGFNAPIGNDEPFITWGGNFTVGAGLHLQRHLSLLAEYQFMDNKLPGALISDAGAQGGHAHIWSLTLDPVVDLFPARKNDVYVTGGGGFYRKVTSFTDPEEVIQCYYFCEVGVVDVVVSHFSSNQGGLNFGVGFTRKLSSDSNLKAFAEARYVWINTPGLGEQDGLGTTGLIPVTFGLRW
- a CDS encoding M24 family metallopeptidase; its protein translation is MIYLSRLHPTRISLRIACATMLLFTFFVQHAHALEKQSPSTYHARRVALSQTLQGGVAILFAAEEPLLDFMPYRQDEDFFYLTGWTEPGAALMIVADAASASSPRKYREVLLLPARNLRMEKYTGTKLDAATPNAAQIAGVDEVLPMAELPAELDKLITTDRRIRNQVWTQPLASQAKSLAGWTGTTLGEDAALPEHDVTSLTMQLRMTKDEGELALLKKASDASIAAQRVMMRSARPGVTERAIAGKILAKLMEDGCERPSYAPIVGTGINSTTLHYSDNSATLADGDVMVVDAAGEYSMYASDITRTVPVNGHFTPRQREVYDVVLGAQRAAIAAFVAGKSTINDPYHRDPNSLDTAAWNYINTHGKGLHGEPLSDYWIHGLGHMVGIAVHDPAIYPAVLKPGMVFTIEPGVYIPQEKIGVRIEDVFVVGADGKLLDMIATLPHTADEVEAAMRSDSGDAK
- a CDS encoding DegT/DnrJ/EryC1/StrS family aminotransferase encodes the protein MEGALTLRIPLSSPDITDAEIDAVTAVLRTNTLSLGPKLEAFESALASFHQMPHAIAVSSGTAALHLAIHALGIGPGDEVIVPSFTFIAVANAVRYESATPVFVDIDPATLNMDPASVEAAISSRTRAIIIVHNFGVPAEMEALMALARRHHLFVIEDACEAIGATYKNQHVGSFGDISVFAFYPNKQITTGEGGAILTRDSQLADRMRALRNQGRYPSGDWLQHAELGYNYRLSEMACALGIVQLSRLDQILVERQSVAERYDKLLVLNPLIERPPLQIKHRTISWFVYVLRLSSSLPIGTRDILLDIMIKQGIACARYFAPIHLQPAYQSLHQAQHAILPVTESISQRTLALPFFNRLSEDDAESVVSSLTSAIAEVSAGQKE
- the neuC gene encoding UDP-N-acetylglucosamine 2-epimerase, which translates into the protein MKRRIAVVTTSRADYSHLYWPLFELSRHSEIELGIIALGAHLSPEFGHTIREIEKDGFPIIARIECLISSDTDIGMAKTIGLATLSLADAMGAWRPDLILLIADRYEMLAPASVALALRIPIAHIEGGEVSQGAIDDAVRNSLTKLAHIHFTSTATARRRVISMGEEPWRVHHAGAPSLDHLRRSSLLTQEALEHLLSIDLQQPTILVAYHPVTIHRDTTREADALFAALSRVSEQIIFIYPNSDSGSYELIARTKAFAAERPNTNIFVNLSALTYWSLLRHVNVLVGNSSSGIMETASYALPTVNVGMRQQGRERARNVLDVPANAEDIVAAIEHAQTSEFRDSLAGMTNPYGHGNAAEIIVDILATTPLNSLLIKAPAPISDESKEH